From the Lolium rigidum isolate FL_2022 chromosome 2, APGP_CSIRO_Lrig_0.1, whole genome shotgun sequence genome, one window contains:
- the LOC124688510 gene encoding calmodulin-like protein 5: MAFMRYDYRALPQGETTVEEFRAWLAQFDADGDGRISLEELRDALRSLDLWFAWWKAREALRDADANRNGLVDPDEMGRLYAFARRNLHLKMGDLQESQLDSF; encoded by the coding sequence ATGGCGTTCATGCGGTACGACTACAGGGCGCTGCCGCAGGGGGAGACGACGGTGGAGGAGTTCAGGGCGTGGCTGGCGCAGTTCGACGCGGACGGCGACGGGCGGATCAGCCTGGAGGAGCTGCGGGACGCGCTGCGCAGCCTGGACCTATGGTTCGCATGGTGGAAGGCGCGGGAGGCGCTGCGGGACGCCGACGCCAACCGCAACGGCCTCGTCGACCCCGACGAGATGGGCAGGCTCTACGCCTTCGCGCGCAGGAACCTCCACCTCAAGATGGGCGACCTGCAGGAAAGCCAGCTTGATAGTTTCTGA
- the LOC124688511 gene encoding cell number regulator 1-like, whose protein sequence is MYPTTPSESYDGRYSSNGTPVPAAPPQATYNHAMNHSHPAAGLRRWSTSLFHCMDDPGNCLITCLCPCITFGQIADIVDRGSCSCAGSGAAYATICAFTGMGCLYSCVYRTKMRAHYDLDEGECPDFLVHWCCEWCALCQEYRELKNRGFDMGIGWEANMERQRRGVTGTQVMGAPATPVGMMR, encoded by the exons ATGTATCCCACCACCCCTAGCGAGTCGTACGACGGCAGGTACAGCAGCAACGGGACTCCGGTACCGGCAGCGCCGCCGCAGGCGACGTACAACCACGCGATGAACCACTCGCACCCCGCCGCTGGGCTGAGGAGATGGTCCACCAGCCTCTTCCACTGTATGGACGACCCGGGAAACT GTCTCATCACTTGCCTGTGCCCCTGCATCACCTTCGGGCAGATCGCGGACATCGTGGACAGAGGATCCTGCT CGTGCGCCGGGAGCGGAGCGGCCTACGCGACGATCTGCGCCTTCACGGGGATGGGGTGCCTCTACTCCTGCGTCTACCGGACCAAGATGCGGGCACACTACGACCTGGACGAGGGGGAGTGCCCGGACTTCCTCGTGCACTGGTGCTGCGAGTGGTGCGCGCTCTGCCAGGAGTACCGGGAGCTCAAGAACCGGGGATTCGATATGGGGATCG GTTGGGAGGCAAACATGGAGCGGCAGAGGCGGGGTGTCACCGGGACGCAGGTGATGGGGGCGCCGGCCACGCCGGTCGGCATGATGAGATAG